From Lucilia cuprina isolate Lc7/37 chromosome 4, ASM2204524v1, whole genome shotgun sequence:
CTTTTGGAACTTCTCTTTTTATCCTCCCAACCAATAAGTAGTGAAGCGTCATATAttctgattttattttaaaaatagctcTTCAGATAGCAGCTCATCACGTAGCAGTTCAGGATCGCGATCAAGTTCATCTAGTTCAAGCAgttcatcatcttcatcatcgtcATCTTCGACTCGTAAGAGTGGCTCGCATTCTCGCTCTCGCAGTCCACCTCCTAAACGTCGCGAACGTTCTCGTAGTCCGCCACCAAAGCGTCGTGAACGCTCACGTAGTCCGGCTCTTAAGCCCAGGGAGCGTTCTCGCTCACGGTCTCGCAGTCCTCTACCCAAAACCCGTGATCGAACACGCTCTCGGTCTCGCTCACCACCACCGAAACGCCGTGAACGTTCCCGCAGTCCTGCAACGAAAACTCGTGAGCGAACACGTTCAAGGTCCCGCAGTCCATTAGGTAAAACCAGAGAACGTTCACCAACTCCAAAGCCCACACGTATACATATTGGCCGATTAACACGCAACGTTACCAAGGAACATGTTGTTGAGATATTTAGCTGCTTCGGAGATGTGAAAAATGTTGAATTTCCCACAGACCGTTTTCATCCAAATTTTGGACGAGGCATTGCCTATGTGGAATATGCTACACACGAGGAATGTGAAAATGCCATAAAACAAATGGACGGTGGTCAAATTGATGGACAAGAAGTGAATGTTTCGCCTGTTCTAAATCCGAAGATGAGACAGCCGCAACGTCGCCCATCGCCGATAAATCGCAGACCAAATGAACGTTGGCGTTCTCCACCACGATTCAACCGTTTTAATCGTAATAACCGAAATCGTTCACCCCTTCGAGGCGGTCGTCGTTCCCCCCGCAGACGTTCTCGTTCACCCATTCGCAGGCGTCGACGCAGCAACAGCTCAGACAGTTCTCGTTAAGATTTTCATTACTTTTATAGATATCAAAACGATGAATCAACATTTGGAACCAacctacaaaaaaacaaaaaatcttttttttttttaagaaattgacTTTGTGGTTGCAAATCTTAAACACAGAATTGTGTCTTTCAATAATTTTActacaatttttttctgaattatgcttatgtaaaaatatacaagaaatatttaaacttgtaataaatatcaataaattttaattaaattttgtatttgtaataaaaacaaacaataacatacatattgtcaatggattaaaaaaaatgtcttaatgtACAAAGGTGCATTCATCATCTGATAAAGGGCAGCCTTGCGGATGGTGTAGCTTAAAGAAACATGCTCTCTTTTTTACAGTTTGAGGTTTATTTGTATTGTGGGCCTGCTGTTGAGGTTTgcgtattaaaacaaaatctggTTCTTGAAATTGGAAAATCTCATGTTTATTGCGTAGTAGGGTTTTTAAACCACCACACTCGGATTTAATTTGTTTCAGATTTTCTTTATCCAAACTTTTAGCTATTTGCGACATTGTCAAACGACCCCCCGTTTGCCATTCATCAATAGGAATTGTTTCCTCTTTATTAGAACTTTCctctaataataaaatgaaaattttcttgaccaaattttcaattatagaTTTTTCGATTTGTGTGCAATTTCTAACTGCTTCCTCCTTTCCTctcaatttaatttcttctaaTGACGAATTcggatgttgttgttgctcatTTTTAACAAACTGTTTAATATGTTCCATTTTAGCCATATGGTCGTTGTCAGTATACATGCGGGAGAGACCAATCAAAGCAATGCGTTTAGTGCTGGGTATTTTTAAGCGgtctttttcagttttaaatccACAAGTATTTGATATTTGTTCAGcataattacaaaaatctttataaCCAGAAATTGATGAATTTCGTCGTTGAAATTTATTACCTGAAAATTCAAAGGCACAGCAGGGCAATAGAAAATAGCTGACATTTCTATGACAAGTGGCTGCCAGAACTGGTAACCAGGGAGACAATTCATCGGAATGATTGCCTATAAGCCAATCAACTTCTGGaggtaaattaaatttaaatggctCCACAGCTTGTTCATATAAACGCGAAGTAATCTGAATTGGATAAAGGGACCAAAGTTTTCGAGCGCGCACATCGTAACCATAACCCTGATAACCTTCTTGAATGAGTATGTATACTAATAGACCATTGCCACAACCCAAATCGGCAAACGCTGTAGGAGGTTTGTTTACTATATCACTTTGCCACAGAGTTATCAAATATGCAGCTATGGCTAAGTCTTCGTATATGAACTTTAAGGGGTCTGTAGATTCTTTAGCATCAttccataactgaaaaatatagatagaattaattaaaaaaaacagttgaaattaatactgcattattttttcttaggaattaccaaatatatatgtaataggAATATTTCATTCTTACCTTCATTGCACTTTCactgtatttttgtttaaactcgTTATATAGTCGATTATACTTTTCGTTATCGATTAAACGCAATGAACATTCAGTGTTCTTTTCGCACTTCGGTTTATTATCATTTTGGCaccatttgtaaaattttggtttaagtACAAATTCGGACCATCTTAAGCTCGTTTCGACGTCAAAGCCAGACTCGTCATTAAGCATATTAACAACCAATTCTCCGTTCAGTTTAATTTCGAAATCGGTCATCGAATTGTCATTAAATGTCATTCTAAAGAAAGTATTTAAAAgatcttcaaaaacaaaattaaatacatacaatatacaaaatttaaatatttatgtaggaTACCCTAGTGTATTATGTGATTTAACAATTCTTAATTAccgttataaaatttatagtaatTTAATATCCCAGTACtactttatatatttgtaatatatttctTACCTATAATCCCTACAGCATGTATACTATTACCGCCTTTCTTGGGTATGCATTTAAAATGTACAACAAATCCTTCGATATTGTTTTCAATAATGTCGTCattattaattttcaacaattgtGATATTAGCAGAGATTTGTCAATGTCTTCCTTGATAAGCTCTTCATGTTGACCATTTAAGTTTAACTTTAGCTGTTGCAAACCTTTTACAATTTGTTGCACTTCGATGATGGAGCAGGCAAATAATTTACGATTGATGGCATGATAGTTGTTCAATAAAATGGAAATACCTTTCCAAAATTGCTGTTTACTCAGattcatgttttaattttatgcatATAAACGTGtctaattgtttacattttgttgaGGACAGTCGTATGATGTATGAAATACAAATGGTTGGCCACACTTTGAATTGtggtgtaaaatattttttaattaattattacaacaaagagttgtaaataaaaaaaatatggctTTATAACTtgttcaaataatttaaaattatagtgaagtactttaatgcaaatttgaaataaaaacattatattaGATTTTTGATACCCTGAATAATGTTAGTGTTGCCAACCATCAAATATCAAATGCTGtcaaaattatgtaattttttttgcagttgtGTTCGAGGTGGATAGAAACACGAtcagtttttttagtttttattaatttctgcaaataaattccaaatttaCCCTAATTTATCCCTTTGTAAAACTATTCAATATGTCTTTTCTACGCCAAACTtccaatttattaaaatcagtTGTGCGTTCTTCGAAAATTCAAGGCCAAATAAAGGTAAGAACAATGTCAAGTTGGAAATCAACAAGTTGGTACATCTGATAAGCACTTgtctattgtttttaatatagaatGTGGCTGCTGCATCACAATTGCGTTACTATAGCAGCGAGAATGCTGAAGATGCTTCCAACTTTCCAGGTGCCAAGGCTCCGTTCGTTACACAACCTAGTTTTACCATGCCTTCAGATTATTCTCCCATACCCATTTATAGGGTAATGGATCGCGAGGGTAATATTAAGGATGAATCACAAGATCCCAAATTGGGCAAGGATATCGTGCAGAAAATGTTTCGTGACATGGTTTTGTTAAATACAATggacaaaattttatatgaatccCAACGTCAGGGTCGTATATCATTCTATATGACTAATTTTGGCGAAGAAGCCAGTCATATTGGCAGCGCTGCCGCTTTAAACCTGAGCGATTTGATATACGGTCAATATCGTGAAGCTGGTGTTTTGGTTTGGAGAGGTTTTACGATCGAACAATTCATAAATCAATGTTATGGCAATGATCTTGATTTGGGTAGAGGCAAACAGATGCCTGTTCATTATGGGTCCAAGGAATTgaattttgttacaatttctAGTCCTTTGTGTAAGTTTTTCTTGttatcttttagttttttaattctataaagtatttttattgtgATTTAAAGCCACACAAATGCCTCAAGCTGTTGGTGCTGCTTATGCAATGAAACGTCGTGAAAATAACGATAGTTGTGTTGTTTGCTACTTTGGTGAAGGTGCTGCATCTGAAGGCGATGCTCATGCTGCTTTCAATTTTGCTGCCACTTTAGATTGTCCTGTTATTATGTTCTGGTAAGATAGCTGAATacctacatatattatttttgatttttttaattattcataacatttgtttgatttttagtCGCAACAATGGTTTTGCCATTTCAACACCATCTCATGAACAGTATAAGGGTGATGGTATAGCTGCACGCGGTCCCGCTTATGGCATAGCAACAATTCGTGTTGATGGTACTGATGTGTTTGCAGTTTACAATGGCATGAAAATGGCTCGGGAATACACTTTGCGTGAAAATaaaccagttatttttgaagctATGGCTTATCGGTATGTACAACTTAAGTATAGTTtgatttaatttcttaattttactgTTTTTATTGTTCATTTGTAGTGTTGGACATCATTCCACCTCAGATGACTCAACTGCCTACCGTTCGGctgaagaaattgaaatttggaattccaCAGAACATCCCATTTCCAAGCTTAAGAGCTATATGATTAAACAGGGTTGGTTTAATGAAGAAGAGGAAAACGCTTTTGTTAAAGATGTACGCaaacaagttttaaaacaaatttctgtaTCTGAAAAGAAACTGAAACCCAGCTACAAGGAAATGTTTGAAGGCGTTTATGATGAAATGCCTCAACACTTAAAAGAACAGTTGAAGGAATTGGAAGAACACGTAGCCGCTCATAAAGATTACTATCCCGTTAAAAACTTCAAAGCCTAAACGAAGGAATAGAACAATTCTTTAGCATTTTCTCAAATGAACGGACCCAACAAAGAGACTAGTTTAAAGTgcatttattagtttatttaagtagtacaagttatataaatatatatatgtaaataattttaaagcaattattatttttgtttgagggtataattttaaaaaaaccaaataatgtATTGTTGTTAATTGGACAAAAGTGTATGTTGTATTTCCTtccgaaaatatatattttttatattatgtgtTTTAGCCGCTAATTGAAAATATACAGAGCATAACagcagtttaaaaataaaaaaacaaagtcgtttttttttcattaaaactttaatacataTACACGAAATAATCAAAAGAATACCTATGCAAATTctcaatttaaagaatttaatacggaatgaattttttgtttttttttcttaatgaaatatttgaataaaatcttacaatgtaataaaaacagaaaaaaataaaccttgCAAAATAGTggtaataaaacataaactacaaatatattttaaagaagaaaCATCAAGGCATTATTCATTAAAAGCAACTATTAATTAGTGCGTAGCTGGTAGTCTCCGTTCTGAGTGATGTAGCGCACCCAAGGTAGAGCCTGATAACCACTCTTCTCAATGATTTTCAAATAACGCACTTGTATGCCAGATGTTGTAAAATAGGGAATTTCAAAGCGCACTTGAATCGGTGGCTTGCCCTCTAAGCTGTCTTCACTCTTAACACTGGGCAGTCCGAAATGAGCGCGCATTAAATATTCCTTGCCGCCAGGAAACGATTTAATGGTCCAAATGACAGCATTTTGTTCAGGTGCATATTTGCAACTACCAATGGTGGTCTTGAATTTCGGTGAGTCTGCATCGGCTGGTACGGGAATAATAATTTCTACATTGTTTGCAGTCGAACGACGCTTGAATTGTGATTTGGCCTTTATCATATATTCGACACGAGAATGTTCATGACGCTCAATAACCGATTCTATCCATATTAAGGGTTTTACCTAAGACAAAAGAATcgtgtaaatatatatgtacatctcCATTTGCACATTATGTATGTACCTATAtcgtttgtaaatatttacttacatgTGTGTTTAATCTGTAAGACATTAATTCAAATTCTCCATCTGGTGGTATAAAAGAAATGGTACGATCATTTTCAAATCTAGACAAACGAACGcactgatgaaattttacatctTCCAACTCTACAGATTTGGATTTACCACGTCCTGTGCTTTCGAACAGAACCTTGTCATTCAAACCCAATCTTAATTCGGGCATACCCGATAGATAGACGCGCATTTTAATGGCACCCACAATTTCGCTGCGCAATACATTTCCATTGGCATTAGCCAATAGGTTGACCGACTCTATAACATCCAAAAATACCTCATTCTTGCGATATTTAATTCCCTCTGAGCGCCATGAAACCGCATTTGTTACGGCCAAAGGAATACGTGGTTGTATTTCTAATTTATGACCCTCCTGTGTAATATATTCCTGCAAAATTTTCGAATCTGTTGTTTGGGGGTAGCCAAAGTCTAAAAGTTCGTCCAGAAGTTCGTATATTATGACAAAATTGTCACGTATGGACTCTTCCTCTAACTCCTTAAAGTATTCAATAAACACTTGAGCTATCTTGTGTAGAAATACAAACACCAATGCAATATTGACATTCTTATTGCGCGGCGTAGTGGATACGATATACAAGTTGTTGGTTTTTATGTAGGCAAAAGTACATTCGGCCGTCTGCAATATGGGTGTGATCATGCCCTCCTCTTCTTTTTCCATAAGCAACGGCATGAATTTATCTATTACGGCCAAATCCATATTATCGCCGCGGTAATTTCGCGATATTAGCACTTTACCCTTCACATCCAAAACATATATCGCCGAAGAAGACATCTTTGTGGCTACAATTcggttaaaaatattattgtggcAACAAAATTGTCTCTTTTTAGACCAGTCAATACAGAAAAAAAAGTGAGTCAGTAGTTAAAGTTGCTAAAGCTGCAGACttctacaattttttacttcttttgatgatttttaaattctagAATAAATTTATATGATGGGATACACAATAATTATActtttacataatttaaataactttttatatcaCTAATCCtcaatttttccataaattttcacaaaaaaactaaagaaatccaacaaaaaaatcttacgTCGACTTGTCAGTGGTAAAATGACAGGTGTGCAATAAAAAGTGATGCCAGATTAAACGTGTGTTGTAATCTTGTTGTTTTTAGGGGTTGCAGATTGtactattttaaaaacgaaTAAGTAATGCCATGTTTCCACGAACAGCGGAATTACTTATTTGGGTCTCTGAATGACTTTctttattttgtcattttttggaatatttatgttgtgtataatacaaaaataagttttttacattatttcaaCAGTTTAAgttgtatattttctatttatttgcatttttttgtaattttatatggCGAATCATGTCATTCAGTAATTGAGGGTTGAATGATGAACGGGAACGtgaattacaaataataatagtatCAATTTAACATATACTAGTTATTATAAGtgaattatttacattaaagttatttcttgaaaattaaacatatgtaaaaaatatatataaaaataaattattaaaatattttttaaagttgactttaaatgtatttaataatagctaaaagtcgatttttagtttcaactatagaaaataccaaTTTTGATGTAACCTAACggttctttttattaaaagagagGCTTAAGGCGAAAATACAAGGTGAAGTCAtctatacataaaaatttatttaatattgtcaAATTCTATACATAAAAGAAAACGGATGCTGTCAAACATCATATACATaggaataaattaatttactgAACTTAatcttatatatatacatagattCACTTGGAAGATAagtgaattttgtttaaattattaatttaattaaatgatgtttattaaaattaaattagaacCTCAGAATTTAAAAGCTCTATCCGCACTTAaggtaatttttttacaatttaaatatatttttttattaaaatgatcatTTTTTGACccttattttcttttagaatatttcatatttttctattgATGATGATGCAACCATTAgtgatttaaaaatgaaaattgaagAATTTGTTGATGTTCCAGCCGAACATCAGGAATTGCGTACATTGACTAAAGTATTTCAGAATAATTGGAATGTAAAGGATGTATGCGATGTGCGGGGATCGGCGATAATGCTATATGCCTACGATGAATACTATGAGTATGAGGATCCTCAATTTGTATGTTTCCTACAAGTTTATACTAATGAATTAGCTGCTCAGCAGCAGGAACTTGAGCAGCGTTCAAAAGTGGTGACACCTTCAAGTTCCACATCATCCATTACACTGATTGCCGATTCGGATACAGAGCAAGATTCTGTGGGAACAGATAGTGAAACGGATTCATGTAAATTAAGTGATTCAGACAGTGAAGGTAGTAGTAGTACGGATTCATCTTGCGGCAGAAAACGCAGTAAACATGAAAGGAGACATACTattgtacaaaataaaaagtaggtATTTTCGATCTTTTTATAAgattgcaattatttttttttattttttaaagattaaagGTTACAGTTCCTTCTTCGGAAACTTTATGCCAATTTTTGGATGAATTTCCAAAAAGTACAAGCAAAGAAATTGCTGCACCTAATAGACCTTTAAAGGAAACTTCTACAGAAACCTCAAATAaggagaatttttcaaaatattcaacTTTAGAAATATTACCGCCAACTACAGGTGAAACATTGAAGCCAGCTCTAATTGATTCTTCGAAAGAAATCCTTTCGgctgaaaataagaa
This genomic window contains:
- the LOC111690205 gene encoding RNA-binding protein with serine-rich domain 1, with the translated sequence MARDLSPSTETTDKNKDVKDSKEGIKGSNNKVSSSSNSNRGRERDRRRRGSASSSSESSDSSSDSSSSRSSSGSRSSSSSSSSSSSSSSSSSTRKSGSHSRSRSPPPKRRERSRSPPPKRRERSRSPALKPRERSRSRSRSPLPKTRDRTRSRSRSPPPKRRERSRSPATKTRERTRSRSRSPLGKTRERSPTPKPTRIHIGRLTRNVTKEHVVEIFSCFGDVKNVEFPTDRFHPNFGRGIAYVEYATHEECENAIKQMDGGQIDGQEVNVSPVLNPKMRQPQRRPSPINRRPNERWRSPPRFNRFNRNNRNRSPLRGGRRSPRRRSRSPIRRRRRSNSSDSSR
- the LOC111690204 gene encoding probable tRNA (uracil-O(2)-)-methyltransferase isoform X1, which produces MNLSKQQFWKGISILLNNYHAINRKLFACSIIEVQQIVKGLQQLKLNLNGQHEELIKEDIDKSLLISQLLKINNDDIIENNIEGFVVHFKCIPKKGGNSIHAVGIIDLLNTFFRMTFNDNSMTDFEIKLNGELVVNMLNDESGFDVETSLRWSEFVLKPKFYKWCQNDNKPKCEKNTECSLRLIDNEKYNRLYNEFKQKYSESAMKLWNDAKESTDPLKFIYEDLAIAAYLITLWQSDIVNKPPTAFADLGCGNGLLVYILIQEGYQGYGYDVRARKLWSLYPIQITSRLYEQAVEPFKFNLPPEVDWLIGNHSDELSPWLPVLAATCHRNVSYFLLPCCAFEFSGNKFQRRNSSISGYKDFCNYAEQISNTCGFKTEKDRLKIPSTKRIALIGLSRMYTDNDHMAKMEHIKQFVKNEQQQHPNSSLEEIKLRGKEEAVRNCTQIEKSIIENLVKKIFILLLEESSNKEETIPIDEWQTGGRLTMSQIAKSLDKENLKQIKSECGGLKTLLRNKHEIFQFQEPDFVLIRKPQQQAHNTNKPQTVKKRACFFKLHHPQGCPLSDDECTFVH
- the LOC111690204 gene encoding probable tRNA (uracil-O(2)-)-methyltransferase isoform X2, producing the protein MTFNDNSMTDFEIKLNGELVVNMLNDESGFDVETSLRWSEFVLKPKFYKWCQNDNKPKCEKNTECSLRLIDNEKYNRLYNEFKQKYSESAMKLWNDAKESTDPLKFIYEDLAIAAYLITLWQSDIVNKPPTAFADLGCGNGLLVYILIQEGYQGYGYDVRARKLWSLYPIQITSRLYEQAVEPFKFNLPPEVDWLIGNHSDELSPWLPVLAATCHRNVSYFLLPCCAFEFSGNKFQRRNSSISGYKDFCNYAEQISNTCGFKTEKDRLKIPSTKRIALIGLSRMYTDNDHMAKMEHIKQFVKNEQQQHPNSSLEEIKLRGKEEAVRNCTQIEKSIIENLVKKIFILLLEESSNKEETIPIDEWQTGGRLTMSQIAKSLDKENLKQIKSECGGLKTLLRNKHEIFQFQEPDFVLIRKPQQQAHNTNKPQTVKKRACFFKLHHPQGCPLSDDECTFVH
- the LOC111690289 gene encoding 2-oxoisovalerate dehydrogenase subunit alpha, mitochondrial, which produces MSFLRQTSNLLKSVVRSSKIQGQIKNVAAASQLRYYSSENAEDASNFPGAKAPFVTQPSFTMPSDYSPIPIYRVMDREGNIKDESQDPKLGKDIVQKMFRDMVLLNTMDKILYESQRQGRISFYMTNFGEEASHIGSAAALNLSDLIYGQYREAGVLVWRGFTIEQFINQCYGNDLDLGRGKQMPVHYGSKELNFVTISSPLSTQMPQAVGAAYAMKRRENNDSCVVCYFGEGAASEGDAHAAFNFAATLDCPVIMFCRNNGFAISTPSHEQYKGDGIAARGPAYGIATIRVDGTDVFAVYNGMKMAREYTLRENKPVIFEAMAYRVGHHSTSDDSTAYRSAEEIEIWNSTEHPISKLKSYMIKQGWFNEEEENAFVKDVRKQVLKQISVSEKKLKPSYKEMFEGVYDEMPQHLKEQLKELEEHVAAHKDYYPVKNFKA
- the LOC111690291 gene encoding AP-1 complex subunit mu-1 encodes the protein MSSSAIYVLDVKGKVLISRNYRGDNMDLAVIDKFMPLLMEKEEEGMITPILQTAECTFAYIKTNNLYIVSTTPRNKNVNIALVFVFLHKIAQVFIEYFKELEEESIRDNFVIIYELLDELLDFGYPQTTDSKILQEYITQEGHKLEIQPRIPLAVTNAVSWRSEGIKYRKNEVFLDVIESVNLLANANGNVLRSEIVGAIKMRVYLSGMPELRLGLNDKVLFESTGRGKSKSVELEDVKFHQCVRLSRFENDRTISFIPPDGEFELMSYRLNTHVKPLIWIESVIERHEHSRVEYMIKAKSQFKRRSTANNVEIIIPVPADADSPKFKTTIGSCKYAPEQNAVIWTIKSFPGGKEYLMRAHFGLPSVKSEDSLEGKPPIQVRFEIPYFTTSGIQVRYLKIIEKSGYQALPWVRYITQNGDYQLRTN
- the LOC111690203 gene encoding uncharacterized protein LOC111690203, giving the protein MMFIKIKLEPQNLKALSALKNISYFSIDDDATISDLKMKIEEFVDVPAEHQELRTLTKVFQNNWNVKDVCDVRGSAIMLYAYDEYYEYEDPQFVCFLQVYTNELAAQQQELEQRSKVVTPSSSTSSITLIADSDTEQDSVGTDSETDSCKLSDSDSEGSSSTDSSCGRKRSKHERRHTIVQNKKLKVTVPSSETLCQFLDEFPKSTSKEIAAPNRPLKETSTETSNKENFSKYSTLEILPPTTGETLKPALIDSSKEILSAENKKTIENNMENKENKDKPQDMTANNNQVLHETNSSNINKIQSNIITTTNNYSHKNNIHPCYSINPEIRDYLAIISSSDMNTTISSIECEEVLVWFFDRFRACDSSSQLQFDNKTAISLFEGKLWIACMNSATYQWICANITKYSLKSYKILTLKDSKHLCEVVVPVVSNSKTALDIFDLLEKQNKNISTLKWSLQSRRILLESDKDFKEKSISTFCTNEMFLIFMDTQSKECLEKLDCKLKYCFWQIVFKFS